The window GCTCGCGTGCGCGCGGCGCCGCGTTCTCGCACTCGACAGCGCGAGGCGCCTGGGGAATCCGGTTCCCCACCGGCGGCAAGCTCGCGATCCACGGCATCCTCGGCGGCGAGGCGTTCGCGTGGACCGACGACCCCGGCCGCTCCCGCCACGTGCTCACCGGCGACGTCGTCCTGGTCCGCGGGCCGGTCCAGCAGTTCATGGCCCACACGCCGGGCGCCGACGTGGTGCCGTTCGCCTACCCCCGCTCCGCCGGCCCGGGCCGGGGCGCGCGCCGAATGGAGTTCGGCGCCGAGTCCGGCGACCCCACCACGTTCTTCTGCGGCGCGTACACCTTCCAGGGCGAACTCTGCGCGGGGCTGCTGGCCGGGCTGCCGGACCTGACCGTGGTCCGCCCGTGCGCCGGGTCGAGCCTGCGCGCGGCCCTCGACATGTTCGCCGCCGAAATCCTCCGTGACGCGCCGGGGCAGCAGGCCCTCCTGGACAGCCTGCTCGACGTCGTCCTGGTGCAGGTACTGCGAGAACAGCTCGCCACCGACGTGGCGGCCGCTCCGGCGTGGTTCCGCGCGATGGACGACCCGTCGGTCGGGGCGGCGCTGCGCGCCGTGCACGCGGCCCCGGCGCGCGCCTGGACGGTCGCCGATTTGGCCGGCGAGGCCGCCCTTTCC of the Amycolatopsis sp. NBC_01488 genome contains:
- a CDS encoding AraC family transcriptional regulator; protein product: MDVLTDLLQRSRARGAAFSHSTARGAWGIRFPTGGKLAIHGILGGEAFAWTDDPGRSRHVLTGDVVLVRGPVQQFMAHTPGADVVPFAYPRSAGPGRGARRMEFGAESGDPTTFFCGAYTFQGELCAGLLAGLPDLTVVRPCAGSSLRAALDMFAAEILRDAPGQQALLDSLLDVVLVQVLREQLATDVAAAPAWFRAMDDPSVGAALRAVHAAPARAWTVADLAGEAALSRATFARRFTALLGVAPLTYLADWRMALAREQLRDGDAGLAAVAHSLGYASEFSFAAAFKRHHGVAPGRWRTSAGTAAPSPRTGMR